A single genomic interval of Cygnus atratus isolate AKBS03 ecotype Queensland, Australia chromosome 22, CAtr_DNAZoo_HiC_assembly, whole genome shotgun sequence harbors:
- the BTG4 gene encoding protein BTG4, with amino-acid sequence MKDEIAATVFFITRLVKREDKLSKHKMEKFAAKLTTILFEKYKNHWYLDNPSRGQAFRCIRINKHQTRDPLLEQACVESNVDFNSLGLPKEMTLWVDPFEVCCRYGEKNRPFTIAHFEGEENPELPQQISYAVDRAALDYQSGTSSDEESFNKEPKAIPTVSNPNSVYQFGDYCKPPIQPWSQYLHRKTHMTDGSYYAQHRGYKVYRPTAAFTGPRVDRYHWINTKR; translated from the exons atgaaagatgaaattgCTGCCACGGTCTTCTTCATCACAAGGCTGGTGAAAAGGGAAGACAAGCTGAGTAAGcataaaatggagaaatttgCAGCTAAGTTGACAACAATACTGTTTGAAAAGTACAAGAATCACTGGTACTTGGACAATCCATCCAGAGGACAAGCCTTCAG GTGTATAAGGATAAACAAACATCAGACGAGAGATCCGCTGCTGGAGCAAGCTTGTGTGGAGAGTAATGTGGACTTCAATAGTCTTGGTCTGCCGAAAGAGATGACGCTATGGGTTGATCCATTTGAGGTATGTTGCAG GTATGGTGAGAAGAACCGGCCGTTCACAATTGCCCACTTTGAAGGAGAGGAGAACCCAGAGCTCCCTCAGCAGATCAGCTATGCTGTTGACAGAGCAGCTCTAGACTATCAATCTGGCACCTCTTCTGATGAGGAGAGCTTCAACAAGGAACCAAAAGCTATCCCTACTGTCAGTAACCCTAACAGTGTCTACCAG TTTGGTGACTACTGCAAGCCACCCATACAGCCCTGGTCTCAGTATCTTCATAGGAAGACACACATGACTGATGGCTCATACTATGCCCAGCACAGGGGTTACAAAGTCTACAGGCCAACAGCTGCTTTCACAGGACCGCGTGTTGATAGATACCACTGGATCAATACCAAGCGGTAG